A portion of the Thunnus maccoyii chromosome 20, fThuMac1.1, whole genome shotgun sequence genome contains these proteins:
- the hexdc gene encoding hexosaminidase D: MDCPPWPKGKKLVHLDLKGAPPRVEYLYKLIELFSQLGANGLLVEYEDMFPYEGELKLLQATTQPAYSREEILTMQEVARSKGMEVIPLVQTFGHMEFMLKHRPMWHLRELAQCVGTLNPHKEEAVKLVMEMLRQVVELHPGLNTLHIGADEVYTLGQGEESKLWLASPGHTVEGLFLSHVTKMAKAIKEMWPHMTIIIWDDMMREMNQDTLKASGLIGLVEPMLWDYKPNMEVDKAVSLLEKYYCAGMVDLWAASSFKGSTSVYTSIPSTQRHLENHLRWLKVAASISAGINLKGIAITGWQRYDHLSVLCELMPVALPSLAACLQTLIHGQLSAEAQSKVAERLGVTSVEVEEIGSAADGALLFPGRKLAELMVELKALLNSEDIRFFENNMLVRGWFSPYHRQRKMVTPLITLQIHTQASMYLAMLQQKVEEVRGEMVHLYPDSTAEEWIQEHVSPVVAPLQTITDGIAACVKEMVP; encoded by the exons ATGGACTGTCCACCTTGGCCTAAAGGGAAGAAACTGGTTCACCTGGATTTAAAAGGTGCCCCTCCAAGAGTAGAATACCTTTACAAG CTGATCGAGTTATTCTCTCAGCTGGGAGCCAATGGTCTACTGGTGGAGTACGAGGACATGTTCCCTTACGAGGGTgagctgaagctgctgcaggcCACAACACAGCCTGCTTACAG CCGGGAGGAGATATTAACCATGCAGGAAGTTGCCAGATCCAAGGGCATGGAGGTCATCCCGCTTGTGCAGACATTTGGCCACATGGAG TTCATGTTGAAGCATCGGCCCATGTGGCACCTGAGGGAGTTGGCACAGTGTGTGGGCACCCTGAATCCCCACAAAGAGGAGGCGGTGAAGCTAGTGATGGAGATGCTGAGGCAGGTGGTGGAGCTGCATCCAGGTCTAAACACGCTGCACATAGGAGCAGATGAG GTGTACACGTTGGGTCAGGGTGAGGAGTCCAAACTGTGGTTGGCTTCACCTGGACACACAGTGGAGGGACTTTTCCTGAGTCATGTGACCAAGATGGCCAAAGCCATCAAGGAGATGTGGCCTCATATGACTATCATAATATGGGATGATATGATGAGAGAAATGAACCAGGATACACTGAAAG CTAGTGGTCTAATAGGACTCGTCGAGCCTATGCTGTGGGACTACAAACCTAATATGGAGGTGGACAAAGCTG TGTCTCTGCTGGAGAAGTACTACTGTGCTGGTATGGTAGACCTGTGGGCGGCAAGCTCCTTTAAAGGCTCCACCAGTGTTTACACCAGCATACCCAGTACACAGAGGCACCTGGAGAACCATTTGCGGTGGCTGAAGGTGGCGGCCTCTATATCTGCTGGTATAAATCTGAAGGGCATCGCCATCACAGGCTGGCAAAG GTATGACCACCTGTCAGTGCTGTGTGAGCTGATGCCTGTGGCTCTTCCATCACTAGCAGCCTGTCTCCAAACCCTCATCCATGGCCAGTTAAGTGCTGAGGCTCAAAGCAAAGTGGCTGAGAGGCTGGGTGTCACCTCTGTGGAGGTAGAGGAAATAGGGAG CGCTGCTGATGGTGCCTTACTGTTCCCAGGAAGAAAGCTGGCTGAGTTAATGGTGGAGCTCAAGGCACTGCTTAACTCAGAGGACATAAGattttttgaaaacaacat gttgGTAAGAGGATGGTTCAGCCCCTACCACCGACAGAGGAAGATGGTAACCCCTCTCATCACCCTGCAGATTCACACCCAAGCATCAAT GTATTTGGCTATGTTGCAACAGAAGGTGGAGGAAGTGAGAGGGGAGATGGTTCATCTTTACCCGGATTCAACAGCCGAAGAGTGGATACAGGAGCATGTTAGCCCTGTAGTGGCTCCTCTGCAGACGATTACTGATGGAATCGCAGCCTGTGTGAAGGAGATGGTACCATAG
- the LOC121886840 gene encoding cytochrome b-245 chaperone 1 homolog, which translates to MGYMTVEEHSSNLLHLKRSPGIRSWSLLVGIASVGLAAAYYSSDTILWKLFYVTGCLFVAMQNMEEWEEAVFDKTKNLIELKTLSLYTLVLTLRRKGQEKVVLDLTHLRDVCVQEERVRYLGKGYVVMLRLATGFSYPLTQSATLGGRSDVEALATLLKRFLGLEQLRQRRHQEEEAEYGEEEEDSLESSDSEDEATGL; encoded by the exons ATGGGGTACATGACAGTAGAGGAGCACAGCTCCAACCTGCTCCACCTGAAGAGATCCCCAGGCATTCGTTCCTGGTCTCTTCTTGTCG gtATAGCATCTGTTGGGCTGGCAGCTGCATACTATAGCTCAG ACACCATCTTGTGGAAGCTTTTCTACGTGACCGGCTGTCTGTTTGTGGCCATGCAGAACATGGAAGAATGGGAGGAAGCTGTGTTTGACAAAACCAAGAACCTGATTGAGCTCAAGACCTTAAGCTTGTACACTTTAGTCCTGACATTAAGAAGGAAGGGCCAAGAGAAAG ttgtGTTGGACCTGACACATCTGCGTGACGTCTGCGTCCAGGAGGAGAGGGTACGTTATTTGGGGAAAGGCTATGTGGTGATGTTGCGGCTGGCTACAGGGTTCTCCTACCCCCTCACTCAGAGTGCCACACTGGGGGGACGCAG CGATGTTGAGGCTTTAGCTACACTGTTGAAGCGCTTCCTGGGACTGGAACAGCTACGGCAACGCAGGCATCAGGAGGAAGAGGCAGagtatggagaggaggaagaagattCTTTGGAGAGCAGTGATTCAGAGGATGAAGCGACCGGACTCTGA